One genomic window of Actinoplanes lobatus includes the following:
- a CDS encoding GNAT family N-acetyltransferase: MREIVTYVEMTDRDQLVPAEPAPGLALETLDRDSPLVVGLQVKIGSPYGWKCVTRTDQQWAGWYAEHPDRLFRLLTVQGEPAGLVTYDLHPGDEVEIETFGLVPGFVGTGLGGYALTLALEQAWTLTPTVARVWLHTSSLDHPNALRNYHRRGLRTFKTEVGDRT, translated from the coding sequence GTGAGGGAGATCGTGACGTATGTCGAGATGACCGATCGTGACCAGCTGGTCCCGGCCGAGCCGGCGCCCGGCCTGGCGCTGGAGACCCTGGACCGCGACTCACCCCTGGTGGTCGGTCTACAGGTCAAGATCGGTTCCCCGTACGGGTGGAAGTGCGTCACCCGCACCGATCAGCAGTGGGCCGGCTGGTATGCCGAGCACCCGGACCGGCTGTTCCGGCTGTTGACCGTCCAGGGCGAGCCGGCCGGCCTGGTCACCTACGATCTCCACCCCGGCGACGAGGTGGAGATCGAGACCTTCGGCCTGGTGCCGGGTTTCGTCGGGACGGGACTCGGCGGGTACGCGCTGACCCTCGCGCTGGAGCAGGCGTGGACGCTGACGCCCACAGTGGCCAGGGTCTGGCTGCACACGTCGTCGCTGGACCACCCCAACGCCCTGCGCAACTACCACCGCCGCGGCCTGCGCACCTTCAAGACCGAAGTCGGCGACCGTACGTGA
- a CDS encoding Kelch repeat-containing protein: protein MLIGLCGLLAGCAEHAEPVVTEAGEPMVANEWTALPKSPLSPREAVLGLWTGREVLLIGGSDASPCPPNASCVGDPTPLADGAAYDPATTRWRKIADSPVPLTGGESAVVGGTAYVLPPDGKELLAYRIDGDAWARLPVPFGGGYYLLAAGDRLVAYLGSEENGGGKDYVFEPRTATWSELPADPLNPAFDRAMAWTGSELVLFDHELVPNPGSEKPALTRAATLDLAAGSWRRLPDSEILGTGPWLAAGDELVNPMLGGADGGEVNGWGRTYPYGGGLAPATGAWSDLPTPPARDIASAGARTGGTAVYFGSEGVVLDTATGTWQPIPAIPGGDVTHRTVVAAGVRMLVFGGASFDGTPTVVDDAWIWAP from the coding sequence GTGTTGATCGGTCTGTGTGGCCTGCTCGCGGGCTGCGCCGAGCACGCCGAACCGGTGGTGACGGAAGCCGGCGAACCGATGGTCGCGAATGAGTGGACGGCTCTCCCGAAGTCGCCGCTGAGTCCCCGTGAGGCGGTGCTCGGGCTGTGGACCGGCCGCGAGGTGCTGCTCATCGGCGGCAGCGACGCATCGCCCTGCCCGCCCAACGCATCCTGCGTCGGCGATCCCACGCCGCTCGCCGACGGAGCCGCCTACGACCCGGCCACGACCCGCTGGCGGAAGATCGCCGATTCGCCCGTGCCGCTGACCGGAGGCGAGAGTGCCGTCGTCGGCGGAACCGCGTACGTCCTACCACCCGACGGCAAGGAGCTGCTCGCCTACCGGATCGACGGCGACGCCTGGGCCCGGCTGCCGGTGCCGTTCGGTGGCGGCTACTACCTGCTCGCCGCGGGCGACCGGCTCGTGGCCTACCTGGGCAGCGAGGAGAACGGCGGCGGGAAGGACTACGTCTTCGAACCCCGGACCGCGACGTGGTCCGAGCTGCCGGCGGATCCGCTGAACCCCGCGTTCGACCGGGCGATGGCCTGGACCGGCAGCGAACTGGTCCTGTTCGACCACGAACTGGTCCCGAACCCGGGCTCCGAGAAGCCCGCGCTCACCCGGGCCGCGACGCTGGATCTCGCCGCCGGCTCGTGGCGGCGGCTGCCCGACTCGGAGATCCTGGGCACCGGGCCGTGGCTCGCGGCGGGCGACGAGCTGGTCAACCCGATGCTCGGCGGCGCCGACGGCGGGGAGGTCAACGGCTGGGGACGCACCTACCCGTACGGCGGCGGCCTCGCCCCGGCCACCGGCGCCTGGTCGGACCTGCCGACCCCGCCGGCCCGCGACATCGCCTCCGCGGGCGCCCGCACCGGCGGCACGGCGGTCTATTTCGGCTCCGAGGGTGTCGTTCTCGACACCGCGACCGGTACGTGGCAGCCGATTCCCGCCATCCCCGGCGGCGACGTCACCCACCGCACGGTCGTCGCGGCGGGCGTCCGCATGCTGGTGTTCGGCGGCGCGAGCTTCGACGGCACACCGACCGTCGTCGACGACGCCTGGATCTGGGCGCCCTGA
- a CDS encoding YciI family protein translates to MILIYEREVPESVRAASPTLIEAHMHLPRQVAETGGRIVAGNAMLPASTAVSVRDNTLVEGSLIDSPQTLAAYFVVEASDLDHAVWIGRMIPVADGWVEVRPILTA, encoded by the coding sequence ATGATCCTCATCTATGAGCGTGAGGTTCCGGAGAGTGTGCGGGCGGCCTCGCCCACCCTCATCGAGGCGCACATGCACCTGCCCCGGCAGGTCGCCGAGACGGGTGGCCGGATCGTCGCCGGCAACGCCATGCTGCCGGCCTCGACCGCGGTTTCGGTCCGGGACAACACCCTGGTCGAGGGGTCGCTCATCGACAGCCCTCAGACTCTCGCCGCCTATTTCGTCGTGGAGGCGTCGGACCTCGACCACGCCGTCTGGATCGGCCGGATGATTCCGGTCGCCGACGGCTGGGTCGAGGTCCGCCCGATTCTGACCGCTTGA
- a CDS encoding nitroreductase family protein encodes MNLEEGAGLLHRLTSYVPDRDWDVPVDDPRIRHDLVPNDPATLPPQMKAYPGGPAVLALPRDLPDPGVSATAVLAGVAAAARPLDAAHLGRILFLGAGVVRSGERNGRRILFRAAGSAGARFPLEVYVSARDVAGVPDAVYWYDAVEHALVRIGPAAEGTATTLVVTGVPWRTGWRYSERGWRHLYWDAGTLLAQLWAAADSTGAGARLRSLFPDATVRELVGADGVHEYPLALLSLGDGDPAIRPSGPATPGDLPEVELPLCTGAQHAGERDTLGEPWPAGEPLADVPSSATLDEVIRRRGSQRRMDRSRTLPADLLRWPVAAALRGVPVPHWVAVHGVDDVTPGLYRWPDLDKPARAGDLRGELLRVCLNQDLAADAAYVVIAATPLETLDDRGYRDAQLAAGIVEGRLHLAAYALGAGASGMTFVDSDVPALLGEPGELATLLFTCVGVPEYRSRPGGGPGDPVAVRMVVPRLTDS; translated from the coding sequence GTGAATCTCGAAGAGGGTGCCGGCCTGCTGCACCGGCTCACGTCGTACGTGCCGGACCGCGACTGGGATGTTCCCGTCGACGACCCACGAATCCGCCACGACCTCGTCCCCAACGATCCCGCCACCCTGCCGCCGCAGATGAAGGCGTACCCGGGCGGGCCAGCGGTTCTGGCCCTGCCCCGCGACCTGCCCGACCCGGGTGTGAGCGCCACCGCGGTGCTGGCCGGGGTGGCGGCTGCGGCCCGGCCGCTGGACGCCGCGCACCTGGGCCGGATCCTCTTCCTGGGCGCCGGGGTGGTGCGCAGCGGCGAGCGCAACGGGCGCCGCATCCTGTTCCGTGCGGCCGGGTCGGCCGGGGCCCGATTCCCGCTCGAGGTGTACGTCAGCGCCCGTGACGTGGCCGGGGTGCCGGACGCCGTCTACTGGTACGACGCGGTCGAACACGCCCTGGTCCGGATCGGTCCCGCCGCCGAGGGGACGGCGACCACCCTGGTCGTGACGGGGGTGCCCTGGCGGACCGGCTGGCGGTACTCCGAACGCGGCTGGCGGCACCTCTACTGGGACGCCGGCACCCTGCTGGCGCAGTTGTGGGCCGCCGCCGACAGCACCGGGGCCGGGGCGCGGCTGCGCTCACTGTTCCCGGACGCGACGGTGCGTGAGCTGGTCGGCGCCGACGGCGTACACGAATATCCGCTCGCCCTGCTGTCGCTCGGCGACGGTGACCCGGCGATCCGGCCGTCCGGACCGGCGACGCCGGGCGACCTGCCGGAGGTGGAGCTGCCGCTGTGCACCGGGGCGCAGCACGCCGGCGAGCGGGACACCCTCGGTGAGCCCTGGCCCGCCGGCGAGCCGCTGGCGGACGTGCCGTCGTCCGCCACGCTCGACGAGGTGATCCGCCGGCGGGGCTCGCAACGGCGGATGGACCGGTCCCGGACCCTGCCGGCCGACCTGCTGCGCTGGCCGGTGGCCGCGGCGCTGCGCGGGGTGCCGGTGCCGCACTGGGTCGCCGTGCACGGTGTCGACGACGTCACGCCCGGCCTGTACCGATGGCCGGACCTGGACAAGCCGGCACGGGCCGGGGACCTGCGCGGGGAACTGCTGCGGGTCTGCCTCAACCAGGATCTGGCCGCCGACGCGGCGTACGTCGTCATCGCGGCCACCCCTCTCGAAACGCTCGACGACCGCGGCTACCGCGACGCCCAGCTGGCGGCCGGAATCGTGGAGGGCAGGCTGCATCTGGCCGCGTACGCGCTGGGCGCCGGCGCCTCCGGGATGACCTTCGTCGACTCGGACGTGCCCGCCCTGCTCGGCGAGCCCGGCGAGCTGGCGACCCTGCTGTTCACCTGCGTGGGAGTCCCGGAATACCGCTCCCGGCCCGGCGGTGGGCCGGGTGACCCGGTGGCCGTCCGGATGGTCGTTCCCCGCCTGACCGACTCCTGA
- a CDS encoding NAD(P)H-dependent glycerol-3-phosphate dehydrogenase gives MEMGETMRITVLGAGSWGTTVASVLTRRDHESLIWARNPATAEEIDVKHCNERYLAGFPLPTRLRATADLAEAAAHAELLVVGVPTGAFRETLEQVKPDLHPWIPVVSLSKGLERDSLLRMTEVIKEVLPGHPAAALTGPNLAKEIMAGMAAATVIATEDLTVASEIQRVFRRGLLRVYTNHDVIGCEVGGALKNVVAIATGIAQGLGVGDNTRAGVISRGLAELTTLAVAMGGEPSTLAGLAGMGDLVATCISPHSRNRHVGEQLGRGRSLADILAEMGQVAEGVKTVHAAVQLADQHGLPMPITRTIHRVVTGEITAERAYAGLLRTHPAGHESEPG, from the coding sequence ATGGAAATGGGGGAGACCATGCGGATCACCGTGCTGGGCGCGGGTTCTTGGGGCACCACGGTCGCGTCCGTTCTCACCCGCAGAGATCACGAGTCGCTGATCTGGGCGCGTAACCCGGCCACCGCGGAAGAGATCGACGTCAAACATTGCAACGAGCGTTATCTCGCCGGTTTTCCGCTGCCGACGCGGCTTCGCGCCACCGCCGACCTCGCCGAGGCGGCCGCCCACGCCGAGCTGCTGGTCGTCGGGGTGCCCACCGGCGCGTTCCGGGAAACGCTGGAGCAGGTCAAGCCGGACCTGCACCCGTGGATCCCGGTGGTGAGCCTCAGCAAGGGGCTGGAGCGCGACTCGCTTCTGCGGATGACCGAGGTGATCAAGGAGGTGCTGCCGGGACATCCGGCGGCCGCTCTCACCGGCCCCAACCTGGCCAAGGAGATCATGGCCGGAATGGCGGCGGCCACCGTGATCGCGACCGAGGACCTGACCGTCGCCTCCGAGATCCAGCGGGTGTTCCGGCGCGGCCTGCTGCGCGTCTACACCAACCACGACGTGATCGGCTGCGAGGTCGGCGGCGCGCTCAAGAACGTCGTCGCGATCGCCACCGGCATCGCCCAGGGGCTGGGCGTCGGTGACAACACCCGGGCCGGCGTGATCTCCCGCGGGCTCGCCGAACTGACCACCCTGGCCGTCGCGATGGGCGGCGAACCGAGCACGCTGGCCGGCCTGGCCGGGATGGGCGACCTGGTGGCGACGTGCATCAGCCCGCACAGCCGCAACCGGCACGTCGGCGAGCAACTCGGCCGCGGCCGCAGCCTCGCCGACATCCTGGCGGAGATGGGGCAGGTCGCCGAAGGGGTCAAGACCGTGCACGCCGCCGTCCAGCTGGCCGACCAGCACGGGCTGCCCATGCCCATCACCCGGACGATCCATCGGGTCGTCACCGGCGAGATCACCGCCGAACGCGCCTACGCGGGCCTGCTGCGCACCCATCCGGCCGGCCACGAATCCGAACCCGGCTGA
- a CDS encoding quinone oxidoreductase family protein: protein MRAAVLSSFDAPPAYRDHPDPATTGDGEMVVEVLAAGLHHLTRSKATGAHYSSNGVFPLVPGVDGVVRDPAGRLRYAVLDDTSLGTFADRTVIDVRRSVLLPEGADPVRIAAAMNPGMSSWVALRRRIAFQPGQRVLILGATGNAGRMAIQVAKLFGAGHVIAAGRDASRLAALTALGADEIRTFDEIQHAADVDVVLDYVWGEPAAGAMIPMLTARADRTAPLTWIQIGSMAGASAPIPSAALRAARLQIIGSGIGSVPARDFLAELPQLAAAVAGDTIEVRAKAVPLADIARAWTAADTGDRIVLVP, encoded by the coding sequence ATGCGCGCCGCAGTCCTCTCCTCGTTCGACGCCCCGCCCGCCTACCGCGACCACCCGGATCCCGCCACCACCGGTGACGGCGAGATGGTCGTCGAGGTGCTCGCGGCCGGCCTGCACCACCTGACCCGGTCCAAGGCCACCGGGGCGCACTACAGCAGCAACGGCGTGTTCCCGCTGGTCCCCGGCGTCGACGGCGTCGTCCGGGACCCGGCCGGCCGGCTGCGCTACGCGGTCCTCGACGACACCAGCCTCGGCACCTTCGCCGATCGGACCGTCATCGACGTACGCCGAAGTGTGCTCTTGCCGGAAGGCGCCGATCCGGTCCGGATCGCCGCCGCGATGAACCCCGGAATGTCCTCGTGGGTGGCCCTGCGCCGCCGCATCGCGTTCCAGCCGGGCCAGCGGGTCCTGATCCTCGGCGCCACCGGCAACGCCGGGCGGATGGCGATCCAGGTCGCGAAACTGTTCGGCGCCGGGCACGTGATCGCCGCCGGGCGCGACGCGTCCCGCCTGGCCGCCCTCACCGCGCTCGGCGCTGACGAGATCCGCACGTTCGACGAGATCCAGCACGCGGCCGACGTCGACGTCGTCCTCGACTACGTGTGGGGTGAGCCCGCCGCCGGCGCGATGATCCCGATGCTCACCGCGCGCGCCGACCGCACCGCGCCGCTGACCTGGATCCAGATCGGGTCCATGGCCGGCGCGTCCGCGCCGATCCCGTCGGCGGCGCTGCGTGCCGCCCGGTTGCAGATCATCGGCAGCGGCATCGGCTCGGTGCCGGCCCGCGACTTCCTCGCCGAGCTGCCGCAACTCGCGGCCGCGGTCGCCGGGGACACCATCGAGGTACGGGCGAAGGCCGTTCCGCTCGCCGACATCGCCCGGGCGTGGACCGCCGCCGACACCGGCGACCGCATCGTGCTGGTGCCCTGA
- a CDS encoding DUF4253 domain-containing protein, with amino-acid sequence MQQILRAAGLESHRARQYSVHDETVIVVDIAGDAQRMWRSVRARIEGHYPVLVNPSFLVTDPVFHHAAAPGELIAQAADFDVEDFLTRQPGSQMPGSRGRDPEILGTGDEGYNLDCYDVASFGEPEALVIVPRPEPWAAFAYLDGYAALMGQNSAVSTAVARRWHDRYGAIPVVIGLATGFEVSRPPTDLADAERLAAEHVGVAGLTAGTSVRAYARALTQLDHWTLYNRP; translated from the coding sequence GTGCAACAGATCCTGCGAGCCGCCGGCCTCGAATCACACCGCGCCAGGCAGTACAGCGTCCACGACGAGACGGTGATCGTCGTGGACATCGCCGGGGACGCCCAGCGGATGTGGCGCTCGGTGCGTGCCCGGATCGAGGGCCACTACCCGGTTCTCGTCAATCCGTCGTTCCTGGTCACCGACCCGGTCTTCCATCACGCCGCCGCTCCCGGCGAGCTGATCGCCCAGGCGGCGGACTTCGATGTGGAGGACTTCCTGACACGGCAGCCGGGTTCACAGATGCCCGGCTCCCGCGGCCGGGACCCGGAGATCCTCGGCACCGGCGACGAGGGCTACAACCTGGACTGTTACGACGTGGCGTCGTTCGGCGAACCCGAAGCGCTGGTCATCGTGCCCCGGCCGGAACCGTGGGCGGCTTTCGCGTACCTCGACGGCTACGCCGCCCTGATGGGCCAGAACTCGGCGGTGTCGACGGCCGTTGCCCGCCGATGGCACGACCGGTACGGCGCGATCCCCGTCGTCATCGGTCTCGCCACCGGATTCGAGGTCTCCCGCCCACCCACCGACCTGGCCGACGCCGAACGGCTCGCCGCCGAACATGTGGGCGTCGCCGGGCTGACGGCCGGCACCTCGGTCCGTGCCTACGCGCGCGCCCTCACCCAGCTGGACCACTGGACGCTGTACAACCGCCCGTGA
- a CDS encoding endonuclease/exonuclease/phosphatase family protein — protein sequence MRIASVNAWGGAMADELLTWLPGSGADVVCLQEVTRTPGLSGWTSFADAERSLPQRADLFEDVRGVLPRHQGHFAASDSGPVHDGAGARHRQDFGLATLVAEDLTVCGLDATFVHGRFTDHDEWPTGDRPRIALAVRTVAHDSGRSVWVVQVHGLRDPGGKGDTPARRRQADRLAALVRRLRGPEDLVVVCGDLNLLPGSETFAVLAETGLTDLVRDADTRTSRYPKPVRHASYLLISDVTAVKRFEIMAEPEVSDHRALIFDI from the coding sequence GTGCGGATCGCAAGTGTGAACGCCTGGGGTGGGGCGATGGCCGACGAGCTGCTCACGTGGCTGCCCGGCAGCGGGGCGGACGTCGTCTGCCTCCAGGAGGTGACGCGGACCCCGGGGCTGAGCGGCTGGACCAGCTTCGCCGACGCGGAACGCTCCCTGCCCCAGCGTGCCGATCTCTTCGAGGACGTACGCGGAGTGCTGCCCCGCCATCAGGGCCATTTCGCGGCGAGCGACTCCGGGCCGGTGCACGACGGCGCGGGCGCCCGCCACCGGCAGGACTTCGGCCTGGCCACCCTGGTCGCCGAGGACCTGACCGTGTGCGGCCTCGACGCCACCTTCGTGCATGGACGGTTCACCGACCACGACGAGTGGCCGACCGGGGACCGGCCCCGCATCGCGCTGGCCGTGCGTACCGTGGCCCACGACAGTGGCCGGTCCGTCTGGGTGGTGCAGGTGCACGGGCTGCGCGACCCCGGCGGCAAGGGCGACACCCCGGCACGCCGGCGGCAGGCCGATCGGCTCGCGGCCCTCGTACGCCGGCTTCGTGGTCCTGAGGATCTTGTCGTGGTCTGCGGGGACCTGAACCTGCTGCCCGGCAGTGAGACCTTCGCCGTGCTGGCGGAGACCGGGCTGACCGACCTGGTTCGCGACGCCGACACCCGCACGTCGCGCTACCCCAAGCCGGTCCGCCACGCGAGCTACCTGCTGATCTCCGACGTGACCGCGGTCAAGCGGTTCGAGATCATGGCCGAGCCGGAGGTCTCCGACCATCGTGCGCTGATTTTCGACATCTGA